The following are encoded together in the Thalassolituus oleivorans MIL-1 genome:
- a CDS encoding PA3496 family putative envelope integrity protein, producing the protein MEQMTKSEQVEAVSFDQNGNVVVNKETSMSKKLVARRAIEAHLEKKRLEQDLEAYSFE; encoded by the coding sequence ATGGAACAGATGACTAAATCAGAGCAAGTAGAAGCTGTATCATTCGACCAAAATGGTAATGTTGTTGTTAATAAAGAGACATCCATGTCCAAAAAACTGGTTGCACGGCGTGCAATCGAAGCGCACTTAGAGAAGAAGCGTTTGGAGCAAGATTTAGAAGCGTATTCTTTTGAATAA